A genome region from Sceloporus undulatus isolate JIND9_A2432 ecotype Alabama chromosome 1, SceUnd_v1.1, whole genome shotgun sequence includes the following:
- the LOC121930432 gene encoding LOW QUALITY PROTEIN: acyl-coenzyme A thioesterase 1-like (The sequence of the model RefSeq protein was modified relative to this genomic sequence to represent the inferred CDS: deleted 1 base in 1 codon), whose protein sequence is MPSPPASPPGPAALRVSPGGLCLMDEAVSVSVSGLAPFSEVAVRASLEDEGGVLFQSWAWFRAGARGELELGRAPSLGGSYLGREAMGLLWALRPPPEQPRRRLAKRDVGRPFGVAFEVFQGREPRGTPLCRALSPRGFMAPGLRRLPVREGRLRATLFLPPGPGPFPGLLDLYGSGGGLVEYRASLLASRGYVTLALAYLAFEDLPSFPDVIELDYFGEAVEFLKKQEQVQSTRIGVIGLSKGADIALALATFWPGIQAAVSISGSGVNSFIPLKVKDLTIPPHPFDLSKSKVTGDSELVDYSEILDDPRDPATWQCRIPVEKSLSKFLFLSGEDDRNWPSQQFCREAVRRLQESGRHVEFYCYPGAGHLLEPPYLPLCTASFHKIFGVFVLWGGKLKEHAKAQEDAWQRILAFFKQHLQDPPVKCNL, encoded by the exons atgccttctcctcctgcctcccCTCCCGGCCCTGCGGCGCTGCGGGTGTCCCCCGGGGGCCTGTGCCTGATGGACGAGGCGGTGTCGGTGTCGGTGTCCGGCCTGGCGCCCTTCTCGGAGGTGGCGGTGCGGGCCTCGCTGGAGGACGAGGGCGGGGTGCTCTTCCAGTCCTGGGCCTGGTTCCGGGCGGGGGCCCGAGGGGAGCTGGAGCTGGGCCGGGCGCCCTCCCTCGGGGGCAGCTATCTGGGCCGGGAGGCCATGGGGCTGCTCTGGGCCCTGCGCCCGCCC CCCGAGCAGCCCCGCCGCCGCCTGGCCAAGAGGGACGTGGGCAGACCCTTCGGGGTGGCCTTCGAGGTCTTCCAGGGCAGAGAGCCCCGAGGGACCCCCCTCTGCAGGGCCCTCAGCCCCAGGGGCTTCATGGCCCCCGGGCTCCGCAGGCTCCCCGTCCGGGAAGGAAGGCTCCGCGCCACCCTCTTCCTGCCCCCCG GCCCTGGACCATTCCCGGGACTACTGGACTTGTATGGATCTGGAGGGGGCCTTGTGGAATACAGAGCAAGCCTTCTGGCCAGTCGAGGTTATGTGACTCTGGCTCTGGCTTACTTAGCCTTTGAAGATTTGCCATCTTTCCCAGATGTCATAGAACTGGACTATTTTGGTGAGGCAGTAGAATTTTTGAAGAAACAAGAGCAG GTGCAGTCTACAAGGATTGGAGTCATCGGACTGTCTAAAGGTGCAGACATTGCCCTTGCTTTGGCTACATTTTGGCCAGGCATCCAAGCAGCTGTCAGTATTTCTGGCTCAGGTGTTAATTCGTTTATTCCTCTGAAAGTTAAAGACCTCACTATTCCTCCTCACCCCTTTGATCTGAGTAAGAGTAAGGTCACTGGTGATTCTGAACTTGTGGATTACTCAGAAATCTTGGATGATCCCAGAGATCCAGCAACTTGGCAATGCCGGATCCCTGTTGAGAAGTCCTTAAGCAAGTTCCTTTTCCTCTCTGGAGAGGACGACAGAAATTGGCCAAGTCAGCAGTTTTGCCGGGAAGCTGTCCGCCGCCTTCAAGAGAGCGGACGTCACGTGGAGTTCTATTGCTATCCTGGAGCAGGGCACCTCTTGGAGCCACCCTATTTACCCTTGTGCACTGCTTCATTTCACAAGATATTCGGGGTTTTTGTGCTCTGGGGAGGAAAGCTGAAAGAACATGCAAAGGCCCAGGAGGATGCCTGGCAAAGGATACTGGCCTTTTTCAAGCAGCATTTGCAGGACCCTCCTGTAAAATGTAATTTATAG